Proteins encoded by one window of Microcoleus sp. FACHB-68:
- a CDS encoding class I SAM-dependent methyltransferase, with the protein MDESNRQLCEIIAQQIAESPHKRITFAEYMDLALYHRQHGYYATNQVNIGTKGDFFTSPHLGADFGELLAEQFYEMWEILGKPAPFQLVEMGAGQGLLAADVLKYLHKHYFDCFEVLEYIIVEKAAALIEEQKHILLKLSRFGANLRWCGWEEMPAESITGCFFSNELVDALPVHQFLIKDEQLKEIYITNNPDSPALFKEEAGELSTPEIAKYFEFVGIDLLGGGYEDGYRSEVNLAALEWMQTVANRLQRGYVLTIDYGYLAERYYSRQRREGTLQCYYQHAHHNDPYINVGRQDITAHVDFTALQRQGALCRLQPVGFVQQGLFLMALGLGSRIAALSNMQTQDISSLLRRREALHQLMNPMGLGNFGVLIQSKGLSEEEKGRSLKGLSVPVM; encoded by the coding sequence ATGGATGAGAGCAACCGGCAGCTTTGCGAAATCATTGCTCAGCAAATTGCCGAAAGTCCCCACAAGCGCATTACATTTGCTGAGTATATGGATTTGGCGCTGTACCACCGGCAGCACGGTTATTATGCAACGAATCAAGTCAATATTGGGACGAAAGGTGATTTTTTCACCTCGCCGCATCTCGGTGCTGATTTTGGCGAATTGCTGGCAGAACAATTTTATGAAATGTGGGAAATTCTGGGAAAACCGGCCCCGTTTCAATTAGTAGAAATGGGTGCAGGACAAGGGTTGCTCGCGGCGGATGTGCTGAAATATTTACACAAACACTATTTTGATTGTTTTGAAGTTTTAGAATATATCATTGTTGAAAAAGCTGCGGCGCTGATTGAAGAACAAAAACATATTTTATTGAAATTGTCAAGGTTTGGCGCTAATTTGCGCTGGTGTGGTTGGGAAGAGATGCCGGCAGAATCGATCACAGGTTGCTTTTTTTCTAATGAGTTAGTAGATGCGCTGCCGGTGCATCAGTTTTTGATTAAAGACGAACAATTAAAAGAAATTTATATAACGAACAACCCAGACTCTCCCGCTTTATTCAAGGAAGAGGCGGGAGAACTTTCTACCCCGGAAATTGCCAAGTATTTTGAATTTGTAGGGATTGATTTGCTGGGGGGTGGCTATGAAGATGGCTATCGCAGCGAGGTGAATTTGGCGGCGTTAGAGTGGATGCAAACGGTGGCAAACCGGCTGCAACGCGGGTATGTGCTGACGATTGATTATGGCTATCTTGCTGAGCGATATTACAGCCGGCAACGACGCGAGGGAACCTTGCAATGTTACTACCAGCACGCCCATCATAACGACCCTTATATTAATGTAGGCCGGCAGGATATCACCGCTCATGTCGATTTTACGGCTTTGCAGCGTCAGGGAGCATTGTGCCGGTTGCAGCCGGTGGGATTTGTTCAGCAAGGATTATTTTTGATGGCGCTAGGTTTGGGATCTCGTATTGCGGCGCTTTCCAATATGCAGACACAAGATATTTCGAGTTTACTGCGCCGGCGCGAGGCGTTGCACCAGTTAATGAATCCGATGGGATTGGGTAATTTTGGGGTATTAATCCAGAGTAAGGGGTTAAGCGAGGAAGAAAAGGGACGGAGTTTGAAGGGATTGAGCGTGCCGGTGATGTAA